DNA from Methanocella sp.:
TAGATTACGCTTGCCATTACTTTCCCTCCATATTATACCGCTCCGGTGGTCGCCGGAGCCTTCATCTTACCATAGAACATGACGTTCAGCCCTATGGCGGCAAGCACGAGCACGATGAGCGCCAGGGCGAACGGCACGAAAACCTCGATGCCGTTCAGCACCTGGAACAGGGCCATCGCCAGGACAGCCGTGCCGTAGGTCGCGGCCTTGATGAGGACGATCGACGCGAGGGCGTACCCCCAGGCGTTCCGCCTCAGGAGCAGGTATCCGGTGATGAGGCCCAGCGGCACCAGGATGCCCAGGTCCATCGCCTGGATGACCATCGTGGTGTACGTCTCCAGCAGGGCGGGCTTCTCTCCAGCCATCAGCGGCGGGACGATGGTCCCGAGCCACATCGCCGTCAGCATCAGGCTCATCAGGAACATGAACACTGCTGCGGCCCTTACCGGCGCATTCGCCAGGCTCTGCCCGACGACGTTGACGTCGAGCGTGAGCAGGCTCGCCCCGAACGCGTAGAGCGAAAGCGAGTAGATGGCCACGTAGACCAGGAAGAGCCTATTGTAGGCCGTCATGAAGGACATCATGGCATATGTATAGAGGAAGTAGAACACAATGCCCGTCCATATGAGCCTTCCCCGAAGCGAGCCCTTTGCGGCAAAGTACGTGGACACTACGAGCAGCGGGACGCACAAAACCAGCGTGACCAGGTCGTTGCCCTGCTCCTGGGCCGCGCCCGATTTCGTGTCGTTCTTATACAACCCGTTCATGAACATCCCCGCGCCGGACGCAAAAATGGCGAGCACGGCGATGAGGGCCGAAGCGATGATAATGATCCTCCTGTCCATTGCTTATTTCTCCTCAATAGGTAACATCTTACCTTAACTATTGGTAATATATTACCAAAGTATATAAGGGTTTCGTTCAGGTAACATATTACCTATAGTAAAAGTGCATGAAGCCGGACAATAAGCTATGTATCTATAGTGCCCCCGGAAGATCGAGGTCTCCTGAAAGAGGTGCTACGTTCTTTGTAATTATAATTTAATATGACCACTCGGTGATGCGAGCCCGGGGTTTTTAGATTGCCGGCCTTTTTTCCAGCCCAAAGGTGTTTTATTATAGTTAAATTATAATTATAATTGTTGGTGGTATAATGGCAGAGAATGTTGAAAGTAACATCGAGAATATGCTCAAGTGGGCGTGGAACGGCGTCTGGTGGGACGTGCTACTGCGGGGCGCGATCGCTATTATCTTCGGGCTCCTTGTGTTCTTTATGCCTGGCCTGACCGTGGCGTTCTTCGTGCTCTTGTTCGGGGCCTTCGCCATCGCCGACGGCATACTGCTGCTGCTCCAGGCGGTAACGGTCAAGGACGGGAGATGGTGGGCCAGGCTCTTACAGGGCCTCGTCGCCATAGCCGCGGGCGTCGTCGTCTTCCTGTGGCCGAAGATCAGCGCGCTGACTCTATTGTACATCATCGCGCTCTACCTGATCATGACGGGCGTATTGCAGGCGATCGCGGCCATCGAAATGCGCAAGGTGATAAAGAACGAGTGGCTATACGTTATCAGCGGCATACTGGCGGTCATCGTCGGGGTTTTACTGGTAATCAGGCCTTTGACGGGGGCCATCGCCCTGGCGCAGACCATCGGCATCTTCGCCATCGCCTACGGCATATTCATATGCGCTTTAGCGCTCGAACTCCGGGGATTACCGCAAAAGGTGGCAAAGCCCACTTAATATTTATTCCTGCCCCGACATCGGAGAACCCAAAACGCCGAGTAGCCCTGCCATCAGGCAGGGCGTCGACCCCATTAATAGAAAAAATATTGCTAGGGCGCCCCCACGGGACGGCCAGATACAAGTTTAGGCTCTATAGCAGCCTTTTATCCGTATCCGTGAGTATATCACTACGTGTCGATAAGGATTTATAATCATACCATTGGTCAAAAATTTCTTAATTTTCGCGTCTTTATTATAACCCTTTTAAAAAATCGGGGTCGGCAGCGACCCGGGGGCGGGTCGCTCGTGAAAGCGGAATGGTACCAAACCGCCAGCTTCCATATGGTCCTGCTGGCCCTGGGCCTGCTCACGTTCCTCTCGACGCTTATCGCATGGCCCGTCTCCTGGCTCCTCAACCGCAGGAAACAAAAGGCTCTGGACAGAATGCAGTCGCTCGCGAGATGGACCGCAGCCCTGGCCTGTGTCCTGTGCATCGGCTTCATCGCGGGCTTCGCGCCGCTCCTGGCAACATCGATAAATGATTTGGCCTACGGCGTCCCGCTCTCGCTGCTCGCGTGCTCACGATGCGCATCGTCGCAGCGTTGCTGACGGTCGGGACCGCCGGCACTAGCCCGGTACCGGCGGTACTGGAGCTTGCCCGGGAGGGTCCAATATACGATCGTCTTGGTCGCCCCTGTGGCATTCCTCTGGTCCTTGAACTTCTGGAATCTGCTCGGGTACAAGTTTTAAGCGAAAAGCGAAATATGGGGCCAAGGGGCTTAAGCCTCCGTGCCCTCAATATAATAAATGGGGGTATTCCTCGCGCATCCCGGCCGCCTCGAAGACCGGCCAGTCGAAGACCTCATGCCGTTTCTGGTCATGTGGGCTGCGATATCCCTCAAACTTTTATAGACCATGTGAAGGTGCATGCCTGGCATGATACTAAAGAGGCGGTTAATGTTAAGACGAGAGGCCGACAGTAGTCTGAAAGTTAAACATATAATGTGGCGATAACTGATGATCCTGGCGGAGATTATATGGTCTACAACTCCTAGGGGGTTAACTATAAATAGCATAATCGATATGGGGGGGATTCGTGACTAATAGTCGGTCACGAATTGCTGGTGAATAAAAATGGGAAGAAGAGTGTCCAAGGATCCGGAAGTCAGGAAGCAGGAGATCGTGGCCGCGGCTTTCGATCTTTTCCGCGAAAAGGGCTACGATCAGGTATCGGTCAACGATATCGTCAAAAAGGTCGGCCTGGCCCAGGGGACGTTCTACTACCATTTCAAGAGCAAGTACGAGCTGCTGGACGCCGTCGTCGAATATGAGATGCGGCAGACCCTTGCGATACTGGAATCGATCGCTACCGATGAAAAGCTGAGCCCGCTGGAAAAGATGCATGCGATCATAAATTTAAACCCCAGCGATGACCGCAGACGGTTTATCAGGCTGGTCCGATCGGAAGAGAACGCGGTCCTGTACCTGAAATCCCAGAAGAAGATGGCAGACGAGCTCGTACCCTACATGGTAACGCTCGTCGAAGCCGGCGACAAGGAAGGCGTGTTCAACGTGCCGTACCCGCGGGAGGCCATCGGGCTGTTGTTAAATATGCAACTCGATTTCGAGCGCATACTGGCGAACACGCCCGATCGCGACAACGCTTACCGCCTGATACGGGCGATGGAAGACATCTACATCAAAGTGTTGGGTATCAAGCCGGGAAGCATCCGGCTGATCCCCTGAAACTCCTGGAGGACTGCGCTTTGATGGATTTCCCCGTACAAAAATTCGTGACTAAAAATCAGTCATTATTTAACGGCAAACATATGGTGATATTATGGAAGATAATAATAGTAAAAAGATTATAGGAAATTTTGAAGAAAAGATCCGCTCGGCGTGGAACGACCAATGGTGGAGCATGCTCCTGGGGAGCATCCTCTTGATCATATTCGGGCTCCTCGTCTTCTTCATGCCCGGCCTGACGATCGCGACCTTCGTGTTATTGTTCGGGGTCTTTGCCATCGCCGTCAGCGTTTTGCAGTTGTGGCAGGCCGTGACGATCAAGGATGGAAAATGGTGGGTCCGGCTCCTGGGATGCATCATCGCCCTTGCGGCGGGCATCGGCGTGTTCCTCTGGCCTAACATCAGCGCGCTTTCGCTGCTGTACGTCATAGCGTTCTTCTTCATCCTGTTCGGCATTCTGCAGGTGATCTCCTCAATCGAGTTGAGCAGAGTGTTCGCGGGCGAGTGGCTGTACTTTATCTGCGGCATCCTTTCGATCGTCGTCGGGGTCATGATGATATTGAATCCCCAGACCGGGGCCATCGCCCTGGCGCAGGTGATCGGCATCTTCGCCGTCGCCGATGGCATAGTGCTTGGCGTATTCGCGCTCAAGCTCCAGGGTACCATGAACAAGGTTTTCGGGATCATGGACAAGGATTCCGGGAACGCTAAAAAGGTATCTTAACCAATATCAGCGCAGAGATGCAGGGCCGAAAGGCCCTGCACCTCGGGGGTCGCGCATGTTTTTAGCGATGTCGGCAGTGGCCGGCTTGTCTGGCAATGTCGCCGATCTGATATCCTCCCTGGGCTATGGGGGTATATTCGTCCTAATGATCATTGAGAGCTCTGGCATACCTATCCTGCCCATCCCTAGCGAGCTCGTCATGCCTTTCGCAGGCTACCTTGCCTGGACGGGCCAGATTAACTGGATCCTGGCCGCCGCCGTCGGGACAATGGGCACCGGCCTTGGCTCGGCCATCGGGTACGCCATCGGGGCATGGGGCGGCAAACCGCTCGTCGGCCGTTATGGCAAGTACATCGGCGCCACGCCCGACAGGATGGCGCGGGCCGAGATGTGGTTCTGCAAGTACGGCGCGTCCACCGTCTTCTTTACCAGAATGCTGCCGGTTGTGCGCACCGTGGTCAACGTCCCGGCGGGCCTGGTCAAAATGGACTTCTACAAGTTCATGGCCTGCACGCTGGCCGGCGCCCTGCCCTGGTGCCTCATCCTGTCCTACATGGGGTATACGCTGGGCGAGAACTGGGAATCGATCGGAATCTACTCCGATCTGCTCATATACGCAGTGGTCGTCATCGTAGCCGTCATCATGATCGGCTCCATCGGCCTGTATGTTCTTGACAGGTTGGATATCGTGAAGGCGGAAACGGTAAAGAATTACCTGAGTATCCTCGTGAAAATATGATCTAAGCCCGGCGGACACATGAAAGGCGCCCGGTTCGTGGCCCTGCCGCCGGCCATTGAAAAATATTATTTTAAAATTTTTTATTTGCTATTTCGTCAACTCAATATTTCGAGCCGAGCCAAATCGAGACTGGACCCAGTAAAAGAAAACTGGGCTGAGCCAGATCGAGATCGGATCCAGCAAGAGAAAAATTATGGCGACTAATGGGTTGAATATGGCAAGAACCATGGAAAAGAGCGCGACAAAGACGGGAATCAGGGCACGCACGGAGAGGTAATCAAAGTATCTTTTGTTTAACGCCTTCTCAGCTCTCAAGTACTTCCGCAGGATGTGCCTCCATAGCATGAATAACACCGCGCTGCCTAACGCGACCGTGGCCGCGTACAGGACCACGGCAATACTCTCGTTGCCATACCGGCTGAGCATCGAAGCCGTGAAGGGCATGATCGTGACGAAGAACAGGAACACGATGTTCAAAAAAGTCATATTATTGTCCGCTTCCGGAGCATAGTAGATGATCTTGTGATAGTTATACCAGTACGCGGCGATGAGGCCGAAGCTGATGATATAACTGAGAAAGTTGGGCCAGAGGTTCAACAGCGCGGAAAGCAGGTATTCGCCTCCCGCGATGCCTTCAGGGAGCTTTATGTCGATGGCCAGCAACGTGATAGCGATGGCGAATACGGCATCGCTAAAGTTGACCAGGTTATCCTTCGTGAACTCGAACCTCGTCAGCCATCCGTTAAACGGGCCTCCGGTAGACGTTGCCATACAATGTATATTCCAGTATAATGGCTTATATAGGTTATCAAATCCACCAATCGCTGAGAACCAAAATAAAGTATTATCCGCCGATTCTTAAATGAAAAAGTCCAAAAACTATGAACTGACTAACCACCCCCGATATATAGTGGGACAGAGCAAATTCAAACGCCTGACTATTAATATATAAATGGGGGTTGATTTAAAGGTCTACCACCTAAGCCTCGGGCGAGGTTACCACTACCTAAAAACAATGAATAAGGCGCCCGACATAATGGAGATTTGCATTAAAAAAGTAAACGCCCCCACGGTGTGGCCTGAAACAAGGTTGGACGCTATATCAGACATAGTAAGTAGCGTGTCTACCAGTATGTGCTCGGTGACAACATGAAAACGTTCGCCAACTACATCAGTGACAGGTCGTAAGATATGGAATTCAACGTGCCCGGCGTCCCCATCAGGCGGAACGACGATAACAAGACCCGGGACTTCATCATGAACATAACGCCCGAGCAGCGGAAGGAATTAGGCATCAACAAGTCTACGCTGTGGTATATCCAGAAGAACATGCGGGAGGGCAAGAAGTTTAAGCTATATGACGAGGTCAAGGCTAAAATGGTTAAATGATAGGAATGTTGCTTGACGTATTAGCTTTTGTTTTATTACAAAATATTTATATTAAGATGTGGGATTCCATTTCCGGTATTAGCATTTTGCCGGTTATTTTTACCGGGGGATGGCAGCGGTGTCGGTGGAGTCAGGTATGCATTGTAGTGAAGGTGCCGAAGATAAGGAGAGGACCATCGCCGAGCTTCAAGGCCGCATCCGTGCCCTTGAAAACGAGTTCAGATCAAAGCAAGGGCGGGCCGAGGACTCGCTGGAACTGATGCGGTACATATTCGACCAGACGCAGAATGACGTGTCCCTGGCCGGCCCGGACGGCCACTTTTATTACGTGAACGACGCCAAGTGCAGGTCGCTCGGCTACACCCGCGAGGAGCTGCTATCCATGCACGTGTGGGACGTGGACCTGAGCATAACAAAGGATAAGTGGGCGGACGCCTGGCAGTACATGAAGAGGCACGGCTTTAAAATGTTCGAAACGTGGCACCGGACGAAGCACGGACAGTTCTTCTGGACAGAGGTCTCGGTGACTCACTTCGACTTCCACGGCCGGGAGTACCTGTGCGCGTTCGTGAGGGACATCTCCGAACGCAGGCTGGCCGAGGAGGCGCTGCGGAAGAGTGAGGAGTTCCTGAACAACATCTTCAGGTCTATCCAGGACGGCATTAGCGTGCTCGATAAGGACCTGAACGTCCTCCGCGTGAACCATGCCATGGAAAAATGGTATGCACACAACATGCCCCTCGTGGGCAAGAAGTGTTACGAGGCCTACCACGGCCGGCCCGAGCCGTGCGAACGTTGCCCGAGCCTGCGTACCATAAAAAGCAAGACGATGCAGAGCGAAGTGGTCCCCCGGGTGGGCGCGAGCGGGCCGGAGGGGTGGGTCGAGCTCTACACGTTCCCGATGCTCGACAAGGGCGGCAACGTCATCGGCGTCATAGAGCATGTCCGCGACATCACTGAGCGCAAGCGAGCCGAGGAGGCGTTGAGCAAGAACCTTGCCGAGCTTGTTAAGGCCCAGGAAATTGGTCGCCTTGGAAGCTGGTCCTATGATCCTGATTCCGAAAATTTCGATATATCCGATGAAGTGTACCGCATTTTCGGGT
Protein-coding regions in this window:
- a CDS encoding HdeD family acid-resistance protein, which produces MAENVESNIENMLKWAWNGVWWDVLLRGAIAIIFGLLVFFMPGLTVAFFVLLFGAFAIADGILLLLQAVTVKDGRWWARLLQGLVAIAAGVVVFLWPKISALTLLYIIALYLIMTGVLQAIAAIEMRKVIKNEWLYVISGILAVIVGVLLVIRPLTGAIALAQTIGIFAIAYGIFICALALELRGLPQKVAKPT
- a CDS encoding TetR/AcrR family transcriptional regulator, producing the protein MGRRVSKDPEVRKQEIVAAAFDLFREKGYDQVSVNDIVKKVGLAQGTFYYHFKSKYELLDAVVEYEMRQTLAILESIATDEKLSPLEKMHAIINLNPSDDRRRFIRLVRSEENAVLYLKSQKKMADELVPYMVTLVEAGDKEGVFNVPYPREAIGLLLNMQLDFERILANTPDRDNAYRLIRAMEDIYIKVLGIKPGSIRLIP
- a CDS encoding HdeD family acid-resistance protein — translated: MEDNNSKKIIGNFEEKIRSAWNDQWWSMLLGSILLIIFGLLVFFMPGLTIATFVLLFGVFAIAVSVLQLWQAVTIKDGKWWVRLLGCIIALAAGIGVFLWPNISALSLLYVIAFFFILFGILQVISSIELSRVFAGEWLYFICGILSIVVGVMMILNPQTGAIALAQVIGIFAVADGIVLGVFALKLQGTMNKVFGIMDKDSGNAKKVS
- a CDS encoding DedA family protein, encoding MFLAMSAVAGLSGNVADLISSLGYGGIFVLMIIESSGIPILPIPSELVMPFAGYLAWTGQINWILAAAVGTMGTGLGSAIGYAIGAWGGKPLVGRYGKYIGATPDRMARAEMWFCKYGASTVFFTRMLPVVRTVVNVPAGLVKMDFYKFMACTLAGALPWCLILSYMGYTLGENWESIGIYSDLLIYAVVVIVAVIMIGSIGLYVLDRLDIVKAETVKNYLSILVKI
- a CDS encoding TMEM175 family protein; the protein is MATSTGGPFNGWLTRFEFTKDNLVNFSDAVFAIAITLLAIDIKLPEGIAGGEYLLSALLNLWPNFLSYIISFGLIAAYWYNYHKIIYYAPEADNNMTFLNIVFLFFVTIMPFTASMLSRYGNESIAVVLYAATVALGSAVLFMLWRHILRKYLRAEKALNKRYFDYLSVRALIPVFVALFSMVLAIFNPLVAIIFLLLDPISIWLSPVFFYWVQSRFGSARNIELTK